The Spinacia oleracea cultivar Varoflay chromosome 2, BTI_SOV_V1, whole genome shotgun sequence DNA segment catggggcatccgcccattgagccaaggctctcatgtttccGGGCCAAGgtcccatgtttatggacagcggtccatcgtggaagacgttccaccatgtcatacttgccacggctagcatgtgcaccctaaagttatgaatgaattaaataaaggactttataaaatgttttaaattattctattctccctgtgttattaaataaaatgaaatgaaatgaatttacgttgctagaatagttcgttactgagtcttcggctcaccgtttttgttttctgttttaggtactgcggggatcaATGgagacgagtagtggcgaggaatttcagttgaataatattcacttagtttatgcttaatgttttaatagtttaattaaagactcttagtaagttatgtacttttatttcggtaatataaAGAATTATTATAACAACTTTTgagatttaatagcttatgattgatggttgccttgtaattcccaatagggcgttacggcaggtaatgtcccgaccaaattaggttaattccactgctaattatgctttaataattgaattagaggtcggggcgttacagtttggtatcagagccaaggttctggaccataagttctaaaccttacgggttttcgcacgaatagaattcattaggctttaagtaaagagttttaaggaatgaattaaaaagaatgttctaaaatcttgctaAGATAAAATggatatgagtgtgagtgtaggaacgggatcaaagggattattttatattattatcgCTTCAATCTTATAAGAcatgttatgcagaatgtcgactatcGATGCTATCAATGATGTCACCAACGGAGCTCACAATAAGCACCATGTTCATGATGATAACAATGTTATCCACGAGgagtatgtccatgttaatggcAATGAGGAAAGGATAGAACGATTAGAAAATGTGAGTGCGATGTTGGCCAAATTAGTCCATAATTCtttgaaaaagaaagatgtaagTGGGGACGAAagcgcaacgatgttcaagaacttttcatcactcaacccaccatcctacgatggcaagcccgatccagttgagttcgaggattggataagtcgcattgatcagttgtttgaaaccctgcaatgcCCGGAGAAATGGAAAGTTGACTTTGTTGTGTTTTATTTAACGGgccaagcaggattatggtggaaagtcaacaaggaacgaaagaatgtgtcaggatttggttggaaccaactccagaagttaatgagagacaagttaagtaccaggataggttgtccactcagaggtttacttcatatcaggatatggttgatatcgCGGTTAATGTAGAGCGAGTGGTATtacttcgagaagcgaagaatgttgggtataaaaggagaaatgataaCCAAATCCAAGGAGGATCAAAGAAGCCTAACCAAAGTTAtcagggaaatcaaaggaggaatgatggtaatcaaggaaataataggggacgaggatttcaaggaaggaacaatcggTCGCAAGGATGTGCCAAATGTGGAAAAATGAGTCATGTTGAGAGTGAATGTCGTGTTGGCACAAACGATTGTTATCGATGTGGAAGTCATGATCATTACGTCAgagattgcccaaatcaagtgacGTCAACCATGAGAGGACCAGTTCCAACTAACAACGATCATGGTCGTAACAACAACACCGCCTCTGGTTCAAACCGCAACCCACCTCGACCACCGCCaactggaagagtttttgtgatgagacacGATGAAGCAAATGaggatgataatgttatcaccggtaccttttctatccattctttactttcccatgttctttttgattctggagcttcacattcctttatttcaccattgtttgctaaatgtttaagtttgaaaccatgttgtgactttcatgctatgagtgtttcccttcctagtggagaaatagtgaaatgtagaaccatgtatagagattgtcccattgtaatagaaaaagtaaggtttctagcagacttagtagcttttgacctatctgaatttgatgtaatcttggaaatgaattggttgactaagtatgaagctaaccttaattgttcgaggaaaagtgtgacccttagaacaccaaatggagatagagtttcattccataagttagtaagaaaaccaatgattcaaattgtccatgctttgagagcacgtaaaatgattgagagtggtttatctggttatTTGTGTAGTGTTATTGACCTAAATACCTCCGGACCTTCCATTATCGACATACCTTGTTGTTTGTGAatacccacatgtttttccagaagaaatacctagtatgcccccaccaagagaattagattttAGCATTGAATTAATCCCAGGATCCAtccctatttctaaggcaccatatagaacggcaccagctgagttacacgaattaaagaaataattagatgaattacttgaaaaaggatatatccgacctagtgtttcaccttggaACCTGTTAATCCTAGATGTATCATGAGCTTTATATCCATGTTCATTTGTGATTCGTGTTGTTGTTCAGGCATAACTCCTTCCACACAATGTACCATTGCTTTAGATCCAATTATGGTGATTGTCTGTTCAGTGGTATATGCAGTACGAAATCTAATGAAGTACTAATACTTTCTTCTACTATTCATAGTGATACTCTGAGGTACTAATCAACTGATGGTTGAAAAAGGAAAGTTTATGTTAATTACTGATCAACTGGTGGTTGTGTTACTTCACGTCTGTAGAGGGAAATCAGGATAGCAAGGAAAATGAGGAAGACGGCGAGGCAGAAGAAAATTTGAAGACGGGGACAGAACAAGATGAAGATTTAGTCGGGTTTCAGCCCGTGTCAGATGCGTAGTATAATTAGATCCTATCAtttatctgaataggattctctTTGAAATGGTATAATCTAATTTAATCTAATTGTAATGGTATAAtctaatttatatttattttttgtcaCCTTTCCACAACTGTTGTGGGAAAGGGAAGCTTTTCCTATGACAATTTATACAATTGTCTTTGAAACAATCTTTTTGTGGGTTGAAGGATGTGGTTCGACACTGATTGTTGGAATCGTTTCCGTTTCTTTCGTCCATTTGATGACATCTAAGTTGGTTAACAAAATTTTTTTagataaaacaaaagaaatattcatattttgtgttatttgttaatattgatgATTTGATCTTGATTTTACAGTACGTTTGCTTAAGGGGATCAAATTTGCTTTTTTTAtcttcgcacgcatcgcgtgcatataagactagtatgcACTAACCTCTCTCCCTTTGGTTTCCTCACACGATCTCTGGTACTAAAATTAGCCATGGTGTACTCACATCGCACCTAAATAACATaacaaacataaaaataacTAAAAAAATCTCCAATCCAACAAAATTAGCAAAAACACAGTGCTAAAATGTAGAAAGATTATTACCAATGCATTGTCATTCCTCTGCTGTGCTCTCTATTTTCAACCTAAACAAAGGCATAAATAGCTCCCGCGTCTCTcaatccttgatttttctcttGGGCTGACTCCATTTCACCACCACTATTTGCACCCTAATTAGAACAAAGCAAACATGTGATGAAAGTGTTCAGAATACTCGCACACAGAAGTAAGCTTTGATATGGTTGGAAAAACAGCAAAACAACATAAATTTTACCTCGAGAACTGCACCCATTACATCCATGTCTAAAATCTCTGGTTTAAACCCAACCTCGTTTCCAGTTATAAGGTGAGGGCCTATTTATATTGAAAAGGCAGATTAGCAAGAGGCCGGATTGTTTCTTCAACTAAGGAGCTGTTAACTTAGGTTTTAGCATGTTTCAGTAGTTTCTATTTATAGGAATTAAGAGAAGACAATTTCTGAATCACAACTAACAGCTTCAAAGCATCACACCGAAATCCCAAAAAATAACAGGAAAACAAAAAACACTTTTGGTTGATTTACTGGTTTTTTTCTCCAATCTTGAACTATGGTTGACTGGTGGTTAATCAACATTTCAACACTGAATTTACAGTAGGCTGATTGTTAAATAACAGCAGGATCGTAATGTCTTACCAAATACCTGACATCTAGACGAAACAGGgtataattttagaacataatCAAACTTTCAGGGTATAATTTTCAGTAGAACATTAACTGCTGAAACAGGGTATAATTTCCAATTTGTCATTTTTATGCTCATTTGCCTTAAAATTAAACAATATTACACACATTACTGACAATATTTCAACTAATTTAGATAATTATCTCTATAACTACTCCTCAAAATCATTACCCAAAGAGACTTACACAGATGTTTTGTACAATTAGTTACCTGAGTATACATTTGTCACCAAAGTCATTGGTTTCGCGGTGTATGATGCCTCGGGCTCAAGTGGAGGAAGGAGGTCGAAAAGGCTTAATATCACCTTAGTAGTGAATGGCTGCTCCAATGAAGATGGATCATTCAAAGGCCCATTGGTTCTCCTTCCTAATCTCCGCCTCCTCTTTCTCGGTGAAGTCGTTCTTGATATGGAAGATCTTCCTGATGTCCTCCGGGGTTTTTCCTTTGATCATATCGGCCACGGTTTGGCAGGTTAAGTCCAGCAGACTCTTGATGTCCAGGTAATTAGCAGCCAAGATCAGGTCGAACAGGGTATTCTGGTTAAATTAAATCGTCAGAAATTAGGGTCAAATCAAATCAATAGAATGAAATGCAAAGATTTCTACAAAAATTCAAACGAAAGCATTGTAATAAACTTGACACCAGAATATAATTACTgatcaaaaacacaaaaacaaacatgccCAGATTCAATTGCAACGTAAAATGCTAAAAATATCATCTAACAATGCAAACAGAACATTCATTTCAAACAAACACCCCATCCAGACAGAACATCCATTTCAAACAACTCCATCCATCCATCAGGACCGTCTCTGAGCAAACAACTCTAAACATAACCCTAATAAATCGTATGAGAATCATATCCAAAAGGATAATATGAATTTGCATTGGAACAATTCAAAAATCATTCGAAACCAGTTCATCAAACAAATAAGAACACAATGCAATTGGCAATGGAATTAACACGAAAGATGTTCACGcttttcaaattaaaatgaaaaagaacCTGAAAAAAGAATCTTAATTCTCCCAAGGGGAGCAACCGCGTTAACAGAATGCAACCTAATTCAACCCAAATTCAAACAACCAAATTCAAAGAATCAACATACAAatgcaatcaaaattcaaacacaatggcataaaacaaccaaattcaaagaattaacacaaaaatgcaatcaaaattcaaacacaatggcattaaacaaccaaattcgaagaattaacacaaaaatgtaatcaaaattcaaacacaatggCATTAAACAACCAAATTCAAAGAACACGAACGGGAGAGCAAAGGGTTTGTGTTGCagggagggaggagagagaagacaACAGGAGGGGAGAGGGAAGGCCGAAGGGTTCTTGTTGCAGTGAAGTGTGAAGGGTGTATTAGACTTTTTgattggggacacgaaaagtgatGTTACGAAATAGCCCTCagctcttggcttatataatagagattgtcCCACGTCAATCAACAAACAAAAATGAGAATAGCAACATAGGCATAAATTGATTTGGAGAAATATTGGGAAACATACTTACTTGGAGTCCTGGACAGGATCAATGGGTGATCAAGAAGCCTCGTGGCCTGGGTAGGTGGCCTCCATTGCACTTAGGAGGGTTCCCTTCTTAACATCTTCCCTAAGAGGAAGAGTGTATGTTATGATTTGTGATAGTGGAGGTATGCGTCCGCACCAATTTCATATCCAAACTCGAATGTATGTTACCGAGACTTGATAGCCTGCTTACACTAACACAATAAACAAAATAAGTATTGTCAGCTCTCTCTCGCTCCTAATATTCCCAAGAAATCAAATAGGCAATTGTAAAATGATTATACAAAATAGATGTTGAATTGGCATAGAAGCTACTAAGTAGCTACATCACAACTAATTGGCTTTTTATGTGCCTAATTTTTTAGGGTCCATTAAGTTTCAGTAGCTTTGTAAATAAAGATTGTTCATCAAATGTTAAATTGTGCTAAATTTAATGCTCTGGATTCTGGTGCCATTATCTCAACACAACGATTGCACAAACTCTTTCTATTTAGAGGAATCTCTCCAATTACAGCCTAACGGCCCAACGGTATTTCAAAGTCCAATCCAGCAGAATCTCAAATGTACAACCAAGAAGTTCAGATACATGCCTCCTATCCCCAAAAAAATACTATTATCAGATACATTTCTTGGAAGCAACATCCAACAAATGAAATTGTCACTCTGTGGAATCATCCAACCCTAAGATAGTACGGAGTAGAAAGCAAGTGAAGACATTTCATC contains these protein-coding regions:
- the LOC130467293 gene encoding SKP1-like protein 1A encodes the protein MEKEQSIRGWWCIGGNEVNGDDFSGYGWWVVVVVGGGGCRWWVAVVVGGGGRWWWVPAVGGAGGKEVEILWKEKVIDGPDGWMELFEMDVLSGWGNTLFDLILAANYLDIKSLLDLTCQTVADMIKGKTPEDIRKIFHIKNDFTEKEEAEIRKENQWAFE